In Planctomonas sp. JC2975, the genomic stretch CGTCCGTCAGCTCCGTCGTACTTCCTCAAGCCTTCGAGCTCGGTCGCCGCATCCGGCGGGGAGATCGTTCGCCCGCTCGGCACCGAGCTGCTCGCCTTCGAGGGCGAGATCGCGCTCGTGATCGGCGAGCCGGCACGACGCGTTTCGATCGTCGACGCGTGGGCCTACGTGGCCTTCGTCACGGCGGCGAACGACTTCGGGCTGTACGACCTGCGCGCGAACGACAAGGGCTCCAACGTGCGCTCCAAGGGCGGCGACGGATACACGCCGATCGGCCCCCGACTCATCGACGCCGGCACGGTCGATCCCGCCGCACTCCGCGTTCGCGCGTGGGTCAACGGGGACCCGGCCCAGGACGATACGACGGCGGGCCTGTTGTTCCCGCTCGCCCAGATGGTGGCGGACTTGTCCCAGCACTTCACACTCGAGCGCGGCGACGTCATCCTGACCGGCACGCCTGCTGGATCCTCCGTCGTGCTGCCCGGCGACACCGTGGAGATCGAGGTGGATGCACCGACGACGGCGGGTGCGCCGTCGTCCGGCCGCCTGGTCACCACTGTCGTGCAGGGCAACGACGCGTTCGACCCTGCACTCGGATCCCTTCCCGTCGCCGACGACCTGCAGCGCGCCGAGGCCTGGGGGTCGCGTGAGGCCGCCGGCCTCTCTCCGGAGAGCCAGGTTCCCACCGCTCCGGGGTCGACCGACGCCTCTCTCTCCCCTGGACTCCACGCGAAGCTCCTGCAGGCGCCGACCGCAGGGCTGTCCGCCCAGTTGCGCAAGCGCGGCCTGAACAACGTGTTCATCGAGGGGGTTCACCCGCTGCATCCGGAATCGAAGCTCGTCGGCGTCGCGAAGACGCTTCGCTTCGTGCCGAACCGAGAGGACCTGTTCCGCAGCCACGGCGGCGGGTACAACGCGCAGAAGCGCACGTTCGACGCGGTCCGCGAAGGCGAGGTGATCGTCATCGAGGCGCGCGGGGAGAGCGGATCCGGCACCATGGGCGACATCCTCGCCATCCGTGCTCACGCCGCAGGCGCCGCAGGCATCGTCACCGACGGCGGAATTCGTGACCACGATGCGGTCGCGGAGGTGGGGATCCCGGTGTACGCGAGCGGGTCGCATCCCGCCGTACTCGGCCGCAAGCACGTCCCGTGGGATGCCGACCTCACGATCGCCTGCGGCGGCGCGACGGTGCAGCCGGGCGACGTCATCGTGGGCGACGCGGACGGCGTGATCGTCATTCCAGCCGACATCGTCGAGGAGGTCGTCGACGACGCTCTCGCGCAGGAGGAGCAGGATGCCTGGATCGCCGAGCGCGCGGCCGAGGGCCATCCGCTCGATGGCCTCTTCCCGATGAACGACGAGTGGCGCGCACGCTTCGAAGGCCGCGACACACCAGGGACGGATCCGCGATGAGCGACACGGCCGTCCACACGGCGCCCACGCCGAGCAAGTCGGAACAGGCGTACGCGTACATCAGGCAGCGCATCCTCGACCACCGTTACTCGCCCGGATTCCGTCTCGTGCTGGGCAGCATCGCGACCGACCTGGACATGAGCGTCGTGCCCGTACGCGAGGCGATCCGCCGGCTCGAAGCCGAGGGCAGCGTGACCTTCGAGCGGAACGTCGGCGCCCGGGTCGCGCTCGTGGACGAGACCGAGTACGTGCACATCATGCAGACGCTCGGGCTCGTCGAAGGCGCGGCCACCTCTCTCGCCGCGCCGCACCTGACGGACGCCGACCTCGATACTGCCCTCGAGATCAACGAAGGCATGCGCCGCCTTCTCGACGACTTCGATCCCCACGAGTTCACCCGACTCAACCACCGCTTCCACTCCGTGCTGTTCGAGCGCTGTCCCAACCCCACGATCCTCGAGCTCGTGCACCAGGGATGGCACCGGCTTCCCGGCGTTCGCGACACCACCTTCGCGCTCGTCCCCGAACGCGCGCCGCACTCCGTGGAGGAGCACATCGGGCTCGTGGACCTGATCCGGTCCGGTGCGGAGCCGCTGGAGATCGAGCTGGCCGCTCGGGGCCACAGGTGGCGCACGCTCGACGCCTTCCTCGCCGCGCGCCGACGCCGGGCGGTGGATGCACCCGAGACCGCAAACACCGATCCCTTCGCCGGAACCGACTCCGACGCCACCGCCGACACCGATTCCGGAGGGCTGCAATGACGGACTCCTCGACGCAGGCGAACGGCCTGCAGAACCCCGCGCACGTGCCGGACGGTTTGCCGGCGAGCATCCGGCACTACATCGACGGCGAATTCGTCGACTCCATCGACGGCGACACGTTCGATGTGCTCGACCCGGTGACCAACCAGACGTACGTCACGGCGGCGGCCGGCAAGAAGGCCGACGTCGTCCGGGCCGTGGCATCCGCCCGGCGCGCCTTCGTCGACGGTCCGTGGCCCCGGATGCTGCCCCGCGAACGCTCCCGCGTGCTGCACAGCATCGCCGACATCGTGGAGTCACGGGACGCACGGCTGGCCGAACTCGAGTCGTTCGACTCGGGGCTCCCCATCACGCAAGCGCTCGGACAGGCCAGGCGCGCCGCAGAGAACTTCCGGTTCTTCGCAGATCTGATCGTCGCGCAGTCGGACGACGCGTTCAAGGTGCCGGGCAGGCAGCTGAACTACGTGAACCGCACGCCGATCGGCGTCGCCGGCCTCATCACGCCGTGGAACACGCCGTTCATGCTCGAGTCATGGAAGCTCGGGCCGGCTCTCGCCACCGGCAACACCGTCGTGCTCAAGCCGGCCGAGTTCACGCCGCTGTCCGCGTCCCTCTGGGCCGGCATCTTCGAGGAGGTCGGGCTGCCGTCCGGGGTCTTCAACCTGGTGAACGGACTGGGCGAGGAAGCGGGCGATGCCCTGGTGAAGCATCCGGATGTGCCGCTCATCTCGTTCACCGGCGAGAGCAGCACGGGGCAGCTCATCTTCGGAAATGCCGCTCCCTACCTCAAAGGGCTTTCGATGGAGCTCGGCGGAAAGTCCCCCGCCGTCGTCTTCGCGGATGCGGACCTGGGCGCAGCGATCGACGCGACCATCTTCGGCGTGTTCTCGCTCAACGGCGAGCGCTGCACGGCAGGGAGCAGAATCCTCGTCGAGCGACCGGTGTACGACGAGTTCGTGGAGCGTTATGCGGCTCAGGCGAAGCGCGTCCGCGTCGGATACCCGCATGACGAGTCCACCGAGGTCGGCGCCCTCGTGCACCCCGAGCACTTCGCGAAGGTCATGGGTTACGTCGAGCTCGGCAAGACCGAGGGCCGCCTGGTCGCAGGCGGCGGACGCCCGGAGGGTTTCGACACGGGCAACTTCATCGCCCCGACGGTGTTCGCCGACGTCAAGGCCGATGCACGCATCTTCCAGGAGGAGATCTTCGGCCCGGTCGTGGCCATCACCCCGTTCGACACCGACGAGGAGGCGCTCGCGCTGGCGAACGGCGTGAAGTACGGGCTCGCCGCCTACGTCTGGACGAACGACCTGAAGCGTGCGCACACGTTCGCGCAGGCCATCGAGGCCGGCATGGTGTGGCTCAACTCGAACAACGTGCGCGACCTGCGAACGCCGTTCGGCGGCGTGAAGGCTTCGGGCCTCGGTCACGAGGGCGGATACCGCTCGATCGACTTCTACACGCACCAGCAGGCCGTGCACATCACGCTCGGTCCCACACCGAACCCCACCTTCGGCAAGCAACGATCTTGAGAGCAAAGGCGCTGACATGACCGACCGGCACGACATGACCCTCACCTCGTCGGGCTTCTACGTCTCGCAGGAGGCGCCGATCCGGTGCGTTGATCCGGTGCCGACGCCCTCTGTGCCGCCGCCGGACATCCTCCGCTGCGCCTACCTCGACCTCGTGGTCACGGACCTGCGGCGTTCCCGCGACTTCTACGTCGACATCCTCGGACTGACCGTCACAGAAGAAGACGAGGACGCCGTCTACCTTCGCCCGCTCGAGGAGTTCATCCACCACAGCCTCGTTCTGCGGCGAGGTCCGGTCGCGGCGGCCGCCGCCTTCTCGTATCGGGTGCGCACTCCTGACGACCTCGACCGCGCCGTCGCGTTCTACACCGAGCTCGGATGCCGCGTCGAACGCCGCGAAGACGGGTTCACCAAAGGCATCGGGGACTCCGTGCGGGTCACGGATCCGCTGGGATTCCCGTACGAGTTCTTCCACGACGTGCAGCACGTCGAGCGTCTCGCGTGGCGCTACGACCTCTACACCCCTGGTGCGCTCGTGCGGCTCGACCACTTCAACCAGATGACGCCGGATGTGCCGCGAGCGACCAAGCACCTGCAGGATCTCGGCTTCCGGGTGACCGAAGACATCCAGGACGAAGACGGCGTCGTGTACGCGTCCTGGATGCGGCGCAAGCCCACCGTGCACGACACGGCCATGACCGGCGGCGACGGACCG encodes the following:
- a CDS encoding aldehyde dehydrogenase, whose product is MTDSSTQANGLQNPAHVPDGLPASIRHYIDGEFVDSIDGDTFDVLDPVTNQTYVTAAAGKKADVVRAVASARRAFVDGPWPRMLPRERSRVLHSIADIVESRDARLAELESFDSGLPITQALGQARRAAENFRFFADLIVAQSDDAFKVPGRQLNYVNRTPIGVAGLITPWNTPFMLESWKLGPALATGNTVVLKPAEFTPLSASLWAGIFEEVGLPSGVFNLVNGLGEEAGDALVKHPDVPLISFTGESSTGQLIFGNAAPYLKGLSMELGGKSPAVVFADADLGAAIDATIFGVFSLNGERCTAGSRILVERPVYDEFVERYAAQAKRVRVGYPHDESTEVGALVHPEHFAKVMGYVELGKTEGRLVAGGGRPEGFDTGNFIAPTVFADVKADARIFQEEIFGPVVAITPFDTDEEALALANGVKYGLAAYVWTNDLKRAHTFAQAIEAGMVWLNSNNVRDLRTPFGGVKASGLGHEGGYRSIDFYTHQQAVHITLGPTPNPTFGKQRS
- a CDS encoding GntR family transcriptional regulator, translating into MSDTAVHTAPTPSKSEQAYAYIRQRILDHRYSPGFRLVLGSIATDLDMSVVPVREAIRRLEAEGSVTFERNVGARVALVDETEYVHIMQTLGLVEGAATSLAAPHLTDADLDTALEINEGMRRLLDDFDPHEFTRLNHRFHSVLFERCPNPTILELVHQGWHRLPGVRDTTFALVPERAPHSVEEHIGLVDLIRSGAEPLEIELAARGHRWRTLDAFLAARRRRAVDAPETANTDPFAGTDSDATADTDSGGLQ
- the hpaD gene encoding 3,4-dihydroxyphenylacetate 2,3-dioxygenase yields the protein MTDRHDMTLTSSGFYVSQEAPIRCVDPVPTPSVPPPDILRCAYLDLVVTDLRRSRDFYVDILGLTVTEEDEDAVYLRPLEEFIHHSLVLRRGPVAAAAAFSYRVRTPDDLDRAVAFYTELGCRVERREDGFTKGIGDSVRVTDPLGFPYEFFHDVQHVERLAWRYDLYTPGALVRLDHFNQMTPDVPRATKHLQDLGFRVTEDIQDEDGVVYASWMRRKPTVHDTAMTGGDGPRMHHVAFSTHEKHNILAICDKLGSLRRSDCIERGPGRHGVSNAFYLYLRDPDGHRVEIYTQDYYTGDPDNPVVTWDVHDNQRRDWWGNPVVPSWYTDASLVLDLDGNPQPVLARTEASELSVTVGADGFSYTREGEKAEYKLGHQL
- a CDS encoding fumarylacetoacetate hydrolase family protein, with amino-acid sequence MTARDDGARDGSTDAADPRFAALPGRPGKVIAVHLSYASRADQRGRRPSAPSYFLKPSSSVAASGGEIVRPLGTELLAFEGEIALVIGEPARRVSIVDAWAYVAFVTAANDFGLYDLRANDKGSNVRSKGGDGYTPIGPRLIDAGTVDPAALRVRAWVNGDPAQDDTTAGLLFPLAQMVADLSQHFTLERGDVILTGTPAGSSVVLPGDTVEIEVDAPTTAGAPSSGRLVTTVVQGNDAFDPALGSLPVADDLQRAEAWGSREAAGLSPESQVPTAPGSTDASLSPGLHAKLLQAPTAGLSAQLRKRGLNNVFIEGVHPLHPESKLVGVAKTLRFVPNREDLFRSHGGGYNAQKRTFDAVREGEVIVIEARGESGSGTMGDILAIRAHAAGAAGIVTDGGIRDHDAVAEVGIPVYASGSHPAVLGRKHVPWDADLTIACGGATVQPGDVIVGDADGVIVIPADIVEEVVDDALAQEEQDAWIAERAAEGHPLDGLFPMNDEWRARFEGRDTPGTDPR